DNA sequence from the Acidimicrobiia bacterium genome:
CTCGAGGTGTTCACGATGTCGCCGCCACCTGCGGCGCGCATCAACGGGATCGCGGCGCGGCACGTGTAGACCGGCCCGAGGAAGTTCGTGCTGACCTGCCGGAGGATGTCGCCGTCGCTCAAGAGCTCGACCGCGCACGGCCGGTAGATGGCGGCGTTGTTGATGAGGATGTCGAGCTTGCCGAAGCGCGACTCGATCTCCTGGAACGCGGCGCGCACGCTGTCGGGATCGCCCACATCGGTGGCGACCGGTATCGCGCGATCGCCAAGCTCGGCCGCGACCTCAGCGAGCCGCTCGGCGCCGCGCGCCAGCATCAGCACCGAGGCGCCTTCCTCGACGAACCGCTGCGCGATCCCTCGCCCGGATCCGCTCGTTGCGCCGGTGACCGCGGCGACCTTGCCGTCGACCGCTCCCATCAGCAGGACACGGTCTGGCCGTGCAGCGTCGCGTCGCCGCCGATCAGGAACAACAACGTCGGGATCACGTTCCGTTCGAGACTCGCGCCGCCGCCCGGCTGGAAGATGTTGACGCGGACTCCCTGGAAGAACCATGCACCCGCCGCGGCGCGGGTCCAGGCCACGACCGCCTGGGCGATGGTCGCGGGCAGCGCCCGCCCCGCCTCGCCCAGTTCGCCCGCCATCTCGGCGTGGTTGATCACGTGGCCGCCGCCCGACGTCGACAGGTGACGGAACGCGGCCTGATTCGCCGTGCGCGCCGTCCGCAATGACGTCTTGAACAGACCATCGAAGTCGGCGCGGCTGACGTCGACCGCGGGCTTGTCGCCTGTCGTCGGCTTGGATAGGTTCGCGAGCACGTCGAGCCCTCCCAGTTCCGAGATCGCGCGTTCGANNNNNNNNNNCGTCGGCGGCGACCGCAACTGGCGCGACTGCTGCGCCCGCAGCCTGCAACGCGGCGACGGCCGGCGCCCCGAGCGGGCCGTCGGCGTCGACCACCGCGATGCGCATTCCCTCGAGCGTTGCCACGAGTACCTCCGTTTCTAGAACGCGACGTTGATCTTGCCGACCTGGATGTACTGCCCCGAGATCGCACCCGCACCCGTGGAGGCGAGGAACGCCATCACCGGGCCCATGTCGCGATCGGCGTCGGTGCCCTCGAGCATCCGGTCGGAGAGCGCGACGATCTCCGCCGGTTCGCGGCGCCGGTACTCCTCGTACATCGGAGTCCAGATCGCGGGGCACATCGAGACGACGGTGATGTTGTACCGACCCCACTCCCGCGCGATCGAGCGCGACCACCCGAGCACGCCGCCCTTCGACACCGAGTACGCGGGTGCCATCGGCATCCCACCGATGCCCGCGTCGGACGCGTAGTTGATGATCCGCCCGCCGCCCGCCTTCTGCATGTGCGGGCACGCGATCTGGTTGGTGCGGATCGTCGCCCACAGGTTGGGCTCGAGGATCTCCTCGAACTGCTCCTCGGTGACGTCCTGGGGCGTCGCCCCCCGCTCGATGCCGGCGACGTTGGCGAGCACGTCGAGGCCTCCGAGCCACTCGATGCCGCGCTCCATCACGTCGTCGAGCTGCGGCGAAGACACGTCGCACTGCTCGAAGAGGACGTCGCCGCCGAGTTCGGCCGCCTCCGCGGCTACGCCGGCTCCGACGTCGCCGCTGATGTCCATCGAGAACACGCGGGCGCCCTCGCGGGCGAACGAACGCACCGAAGCCGCGCCCATCCCGCTCGCGCCGCCGGTGAGGACGATGCGACGTCCGTCGAGGCTGCCCATCGGTCAGCCCCGCCGACTGGCGTAGCGGTCCATCTGTTCGACGTACTCCTTGAGCTCGGGGTCGGCGTCGATCATCGGTTGATACTTCTCGCGCGCCTCCCGCCGCTTCCGCGGGATGTACTCGGTGGGAAACAGTCCTTCGTGCGGGGTGTAGCCGGCGAGGATGTTCTTCGACACGGTCACACGGTGCACCTCGTCGGGGCCGTCCATGATGCTCATCATCGGCGCCGTGTTCCACATGCCCTGAAGGGGAGTGAGGTCGGTGACGCCGAGCGCGCCGTGCACGTGCTGTGCCCTCCAGACGACCTCGCGCACCACCTTGGCGGCAGTGAACTTGCACGCCGCGATGTCGGTGCGTGCCTCCTGCGCGCTCGAGTTGTCGATCTTCCACGCTGTCTGCAACACGAGGAGCCGGAGCATCTGGTAGTCGGCGTACGAGTCGGCGATGTAGTTCTGCACGCTCTGGTGCTCGGAGATGACCTTGCCGTGCGACTGGCGTGAGATCACGCGCTCGCACATCATGTCGAACGCCTTCTTCACGGTGGCCACGGTGCGCATGGCGTGGTGGATGCGACCACCGCCGAGGCGCCGTTGCGCGACCTGGTGCGCGCCGCCCTCCGGGCCGAGCAGGTTCTCGGCGGGGATCCGGACGTCGTTGTACCGGATGTGCGCGTGGATGCCCGCGCCCTCGAGGAACTCGATGCCCGGAGTTCCCTGCTCGACGATGAACATCCCGTTGTTGCACATCACGATGAGGATGTCCGCGAATTTGCCGTAGCTGCTGAACCACTTCTCGCCGTTGATGACCCACTCGTCGCCGTCGCGCTCAGCGTGCGTGACGAACGCGCGAGGGTCGGAGCCGCCCTGCGGCTCGGTCATCGAGTAGCACGAGCGCATCGTCTGGGCGAACAGCGGCTCGAGGTACTTCTTCTTCTGCTGCTCGGTGCCGTACGTGGCGAGGATCTCCATGTTTCCGGTGTCGGGAGCCTGGCAGCCGAAGATCGCCGGCGCCGCGCCGTACGCGCCGAGGATCTCGTTGAGGAGCGCGAGCTTGAGCTGACCGAAGCCGGGGCCACCGATGTCCTTGTCGAGGAAGATGCCCCAGAGGCCCTGCTCCTTCACCTGATTCTTGAGCCCGTCCACGAGGCGTTCAACCGACGGCGGACGGCCGATCGGCCAACCGGCGGCGGGGAACGCGAGCGTCAGCGGCTCGATCTGCTCACGGCAGAATTGTTCGACCCAGTCGAGCTTCTCCTGGAATTCGAGATCGGTCGAGAAGTCCCAGGCCATTGCGTCCCCCTGACAGTTCGCGGTGCGTTTGCGGTTACGGCAAGAGCGAGAGTGCGTTGTCGCGCATGATCTTCTTGATGTCGGCCTCGCTCAGCTTCTGGATGCACTCGACGTAGTCACCGGGCGCGATGTTGCCCTCCGGGTGCGGCCAGTCGGACCCGAACAGTACGTGGTCGACACCGATGAGCTCGGTGAGGCCGACGACGTCTTCCTCGGGGAACGGCGACACGTACACCTTCTCCTTGAACACGTCGGAAGGACGGTCGTCGAGCTTGGCGCCGAAGGCTTCGATGCGGCGCTCGAGCATGCCACCGGCGTGGTCGAGCGTCTCCAGCGCGTACGGCACCCACTTACAACCCATCTCGATGCTCGCGACGCGGACGTTCGGATAGCGGCCGAACAGGTTGCCGAGGACAAGGGCCATCGTGGTGTCGAGGATGCCGCGGTCGGCGACCAGCGCCGCCGAGAGCATGGCCTGGTACATGCGGTCGGTGACCGGCGTGCGGCCCCACATCTCCTCGAACGCGTCGCCGTACACGGTGGGTCCACCGAACGCGTGGTACGCGGCGAGGGTGCCGCTCTCGTTCATACGTGACCAGAACGGGTCCCACACCGGATCGGCGGGTGAGCGGCCGGCGGCCGGACCGGGTCGGATCGATACCACCTTCGCGCCCTTCTCGAGCACGAAGTCGAGCTCCTTGGCTGCGAGCTCGGGATCGAGCATCGGGATGTAGGGCGGCGCGTAGAGGCGGTCGTGGTAGTTGTAGCTCCAGTCTTCGTCGAGCCACTGGTTGAAGGCGTGGAACACGTCGTACGCCATCACCGGGTCGTCCGCCATGTAGTGCTCGACGCAGTCGCCGAGCGTGGGGAAGAGGAAGTTCTTCTCGACGCCCTGCTCGTCCATCACCGCGAGGCGAGCGTCGCGGTGTTGGTACTCCTCGGGGAGTGGCCCGAGCTCGCCATACCGACGGGTGTCGAATCCGCTGATGTTGCGTTCGCCCGTGGCCTCTTGAAGCTCCTTCAGCCGCTCATGGAACGCGCCCGGCCGCGCGATCGGGTTGAACGTGGGGTTGGGCACCCCGGTGCTCACGCGGTCCCCGAACATGATGTGACGTCGCTTGCCTTCGGACACCCACCGCACGTATCGCTTCACGCGCTCGTCGCCATACCGGGTAAAGGCGTCCTCGGCCTCGTAGTAGTGGTTGTCGGCATCGAAGAGCTTGAAGTCCATGGGACGGCCTCCTGTGGCGATCGCCAGGTCCGGTGCCTAGTGTCGCGCGCCGTGGTCGAGGACCTCCAACACGCTCCGGTCGACGAGTTCTGGGACCGCTTCAAGAGCGTGATGGGGCCGGACGGCTTGATGACGTACCGCTACCTCGGCAGCCGGTCCACCATCGGGAGCGACGGCACGGTCGAGGGCGCGATGGTCATTCGCCGCGACATGCGCAACGCCGCGGGCGGCCTGATGGCCTCGCCCCTGTCGATCGCGATCGCCGACGCGGCCGGCGTGACGGGCGACGCGGTCTCGGTGCCCGCGCCGGTGATCAGCTCGGTGCACGTGCTCGATCCCGGTCACGACGTCACCGAGATCCGTGTCCGCAGCTCGCGCATCCACGACGGCCGCACGATGGGCTTCGGCGACGCGGAGATCCGCGACGCGGCACGGCCGGATCGGATCGTCGCCGTCACGCGCGGGATGGGCGTGAAGCTCGCGGCCGCGCCCGCGGGTTACGAGTACGTCGACCCTGGGCCCGGTGTACCCGATTCTCCGGAGCTTCCTCCGCTGCACGAAGCATTCGGTGCGCGGCGGCGGGCGGAAGGGGGATGGGCGCTTCCCGAGCTCGACGCCAGGCTCGGGTCCACGTCGGGATCTCTGCACCATGGCGCGACGCAGGTGGTGCTCGAGGCCGCCGCCATGGAGCTGGCCGAGGCCGCGGCCGGCACCGACGCGCTCCAGATCGAAGACTGGTCGGTGATGTTCGTCGCGCGTGGCACCGTGGGTCCGTTCGTCACCAGCGGTGACTTCTTGGGCGGTGATGTGGTCCACGACGGTCTCGACCGTTTCGCGTGCCGGATGACGTTGCGCGACGAAGGCAACGGGAACCGCGTGATCGCCTCCGCGTTGGCGGTGCTCCGCCCGAGTTCGTAGCCTGCACCCCAACGACCAACGACTGTTTGGGAGCGTCACCGTGTGGGACTTCGAGACCGAACCCGAATTCCAGAAGAAGCTCGACTGGATGGACGAGTTCATCCGCAACGAGATCGAGCCACTCGACCAGGTGCTCGACGTCAACGTGTTCGAGAGCCCGACCGGCGGGCTGCGCACGCTGATCAACCAGCTCAAGCAGGAGGTGCGTGACCAGGATCTCTGGGCGTGTCACCTCGACCCCGACCTCGGCGGGCAGGGCTACGGCCAGTTGAAGCTCGCGCTGATGAACGAGCTGCTCGGCCGGTCGATGTGGGCGCCGATCATCTTCGGTTGTGCCGCTCCCGACACCGGCAACGCCGAGATCATTGCGGCGTACGGCACCCCCGAGCAGAAGGAGAAGTGGCTCCAGCCGCTGCTCGACGGCGAGGTGTTCTCCTGCTACTCGATGACCGAGCCGCACGGCGGGTCCGACCCGACGCAGTTCAAGTGCCGCGCCGAGCGCGACGGCGACGAGTGGGTCATCAACGGCGACAAGTTCTTCTCGTCGAACCTACGGACGGCTTCGTTCATCATCGTGATGTGCGTGACCAACCCCGACGTGGACCCGTACCAGGGCATGTCGATGATCCTCGTGCCGTCCGACACGCCCGGCATCCGGGTGCTGCAGGACATCGGGCACCTCGGTCAGACGTTCGGCGGAGGAATGCACGCGCACGTCCGGTACGAGAATGTACGCGTCCCCTATGAGAACGTGCTCGGCGGCGAGGGGAAGGCGTTCGAGGTGGCGCAGCGTCGCTTGGGTGGTGGACGCATCCACCACGCGATGCGCACGGTCGCGACGTGCCAGCACTACTTCGAGATGATGTGCGAGCGCGCGCTGAGCCGCCACACCAAGGGTGAAGCGCTGGCGAACAAGCAGATGGTGCAGGAGCAGATCGCCGAGTCGTGGATCCAACTCCAGGAGTTCCGCCTGCTCGTGCTCTACACCGCGTGGCTCATCGACAACACGAACGCACGTCAGGTGCGTCACTACGTGTCGGCGTGCAAGGTGCGGGCGTCGCAGATCATGTCCGACATCGGCTCGCGCGCGACGCACTTGCACGGCGCGCTCGGAGTGTCGAACCTGATGTCCCTCGGCGGCAACGGCGAGATCATGGCTACGGTCGACGGTCCCACCGAGGTGCACCTCGTGACAGTGGCGCGGCAGGTGATGAAGGAGCACAGGCCGTCGCCCGACAACTGGCCCACCATGTTCCGGCCGCGCCGTCTCCTCGAGAGCCGGCGCGAGTTCGACAAGATCGTGGAGCATCGCCTCGATCCTTCCGATCGCGACGAGCTGCATGCGCTGGTGGAACAGGGGCAGGCGAACGACGCGGCCGTCAAGCGCTTCGAGGAGTACCTCGAGCTCACCGCGAACGTGTAGCTCTGCTATAGGGTCCCCCGTCGGTCGGTGCGCCGCAATGAGCGAGGTGGGTCGATGAGTTCAGTGGCTGAGGGCACCCTGATCGACCGCGGTGCTGTCGATGAGCTGCAGGCATCGTTTCGGGGTGAGCTCGTCCGCCCGGGTGATGGTGGTTACGACGAGCACCGCAAGGTGTGGAACGGCTCCATCGATCGACGTCCCGGGCTCATCGCCCGATGCGCCGGCGTCGCCGATGTCCGTCACGCCGTCCGGTTCGCGCGCGAGCACGGGCTCGTCGTTGCCGTACGCGGGGGCGGTCACAGCTTTCCCGGTCTCTCGGTGTGCGACGACGGCATGGTCATCGACCTCGGGCCGATGAAGGGAATCCGGGTGGATCCCGAGGCGGGGACGGTGCGCGCGCAGGCCGGCGTGCTGCTCGGCGAGCTCGATCGTGAGACGCAGACGTTCGGGCTCGCGGTCCCGTCGGGGATCGTCACCCACACCGGCATGGCGGGCCTCACGCTCGGCGGTGGTATCGGGTGGATCATGCGGAAGTACGGGCTCACGATCGATCAGCTGCAGTCCGTGGACGTGATCACCGCCGACGGCG
Encoded proteins:
- a CDS encoding SDR family oxidoreductase; protein product: MGAVDGKVAAVTGATSGSGRGIAQRFVEEGASVLMLARGAERLAEVAAELGDRAIPVATDVGDPDSVRAAFQEIESRFGKLDILINNAAIYRPCAVELLSDGDILRQVSTNFLGPVYTCRAAIPLMRAAGGGDIVNTSSESTLDPFPMLSMYVATKAALEMFDRILADELRDDEIRVTTLVQGTAAGTGEGTTDFAWDPEHGAAAIEMWTNKGYMGRVAGHAGGQAVEDVGDVHIFIVTRPRTQKLDTVYCRSF
- a CDS encoding SDR family oxidoreductase, which gives rise to ERAISELGGLDVLANLSKPTTGDKPAVDVSRADFDGLFKTSLRTARTANQAAFRHLSTSGGGHVINHAEMAGELGEAGRALPATIAQAVVAWTRAAAGAWFFQGVRVNIFQPGGGASLERNVIPTLLFLIGGDATLHGQTVSC
- a CDS encoding SDR family oxidoreductase, producing the protein MGSLDGRRIVLTGGASGMGAASVRSFAREGARVFSMDISGDVGAGVAAEAAELGGDVLFEQCDVSSPQLDDVMERGIEWLGGLDVLANVAGIERGATPQDVTEEQFEEILEPNLWATIRTNQIACPHMQKAGGGRIINYASDAGIGGMPMAPAYSVSKGGVLGWSRSIAREWGRYNITVVSMCPAIWTPMYEEYRRREPAEIVALSDRMLEGTDADRDMGPVMAFLASTGAGAISGQYIQVGKINVAF
- a CDS encoding acyl-CoA dehydrogenase family protein, translating into MAWDFSTDLEFQEKLDWVEQFCREQIEPLTLAFPAAGWPIGRPPSVERLVDGLKNQVKEQGLWGIFLDKDIGGPGFGQLKLALLNEILGAYGAAPAIFGCQAPDTGNMEILATYGTEQQKKKYLEPLFAQTMRSCYSMTEPQGGSDPRAFVTHAERDGDEWVINGEKWFSSYGKFADILIVMCNNGMFIVEQGTPGIEFLEGAGIHAHIRYNDVRIPAENLLGPEGGAHQVAQRRLGGGRIHHAMRTVATVKKAFDMMCERVISRQSHGKVISEHQSVQNYIADSYADYQMLRLLVLQTAWKIDNSSAQEARTDIAACKFTAAKVVREVVWRAQHVHGALGVTDLTPLQGMWNTAPMMSIMDGPDEVHRVTVSKNILAGYTPHEGLFPTEYIPRKRREAREKYQPMIDADPELKEYVEQMDRYASRRG
- a CDS encoding amidohydrolase family protein, with protein sequence MDFKLFDADNHYYEAEDAFTRYGDERVKRYVRWVSEGKRRHIMFGDRVSTGVPNPTFNPIARPGAFHERLKELQEATGERNISGFDTRRYGELGPLPEEYQHRDARLAVMDEQGVEKNFLFPTLGDCVEHYMADDPVMAYDVFHAFNQWLDEDWSYNYHDRLYAPPYIPMLDPELAAKELDFVLEKGAKVVSIRPGPAAGRSPADPVWDPFWSRMNESGTLAAYHAFGGPTVYGDAFEEMWGRTPVTDRMYQAMLSAALVADRGILDTTMALVLGNLFGRYPNVRVASIEMGCKWVPYALETLDHAGGMLERRIEAFGAKLDDRPSDVFKEKVYVSPFPEEDVVGLTELIGVDHVLFGSDWPHPEGNIAPGDYVECIQKLSEADIKKIMRDNALSLLP
- a CDS encoding acyl-CoA dehydrogenase family protein, encoding MDEFIRNEIEPLDQVLDVNVFESPTGGLRTLINQLKQEVRDQDLWACHLDPDLGGQGYGQLKLALMNELLGRSMWAPIIFGCAAPDTGNAEIIAAYGTPEQKEKWLQPLLDGEVFSCYSMTEPHGGSDPTQFKCRAERDGDEWVINGDKFFSSNLRTASFIIVMCVTNPDVDPYQGMSMILVPSDTPGIRVLQDIGHLGQTFGGGMHAHVRYENVRVPYENVLGGEGKAFEVAQRRLGGGRIHHAMRTVATCQHYFEMMCERALSRHTKGEALANKQMVQEQIAESWIQLQEFRLLVLYTAWLIDNTNARQVRHYVSACKVRASQIMSDIGSRATHLHGALGVSNLMSLGGNGEIMATVDGPTEVHLVTVARQVMKEHRPSPDNWPTMFRPRRLLESRREFDKIVEHRLDPSDRDELHALVEQGQANDAAVKRFEEYLELTANV